One genomic window of Magnolia sinica isolate HGM2019 chromosome 3, MsV1, whole genome shotgun sequence includes the following:
- the LOC131239301 gene encoding exopolygalacturonase-like isoform X1, with the protein MLQDFLAAWESPCSYVGRSNFVMPNGEFLLGPITFTRPCHQESSPEVMIKGMVKALPDLVAFTDDSWMKFIDSRGLTVSGGGINDGQGDDAWNQKTFPKEEKCQFLPTKSSPEVVIKGMAKAIPDLVAFTNDSWIKFTDLHRLMMMSSGGIIDSQGADAWNQTTWPKEEKCQFLPTVSLCISFSIVNLIRELITY; encoded by the exons ATGTTACAG GATTTCTTAGCTGCATGGGAATCTCCATGTTCCTATGTTGGTAGATCGAACTTTGTGATGCCCAATGGAGAGTTCTTATTGGGCCCCATCACATTTACGAGGCCATGCCATCAGGAATCATCTCCTGAAGTCATGATAAAGGGAATGGTGAAGGCTCTCCCAGACCTTGTTGCATTTACTGATGATAGCTGGATGAAGTTCATAGACTCGCGCGGGTTGACAGTGAGCGGTGGAGGAATTAATGATGGTCAAGGAGATGATGCCTGGAACCAGAAAACCTTCCCTAAGGAAGAAAAATGTCAATTTCTCCCAACT AAATCATCTCCTGAAGTCGTGATAAAGGGAATGGCGAAGGCAATCCCAGACCTTGTTGCATTTACCAATGATAGCTGGATAAAGTTCACAGACTTGCacagattgatgatgatgagcagTGGAGGAATTATTGACAGTCAAGGAGCTGATGCCTGGAACCAAACAACCTGGCCTAAGGAAGAAAAATGTCAATTTCTCCCAACTGTAAGTTTATGCATATCTTTTTCCATTGTCAATTTAAttagagaactgatcacctattaA
- the LOC131239301 gene encoding exopolygalacturonase-like isoform X3, with amino-acid sequence MLQDFLAAWESPCSYVGRSNFVMPNGEFLLGPITFTRPCHQESSPEVMIKGMVKALPDLVAFTDDSWMKFIDSRGLTVSGGGINDGQGDDAWNQKTFPKEEKCQFLPTKSSPEVVIKGMAKAIPDLVAFTNDSWIKFTDLHRLMMMSSGGIIDSQGADAWNQTTWPKEEKCQFLPTPCEC; translated from the exons ATGTTACAG GATTTCTTAGCTGCATGGGAATCTCCATGTTCCTATGTTGGTAGATCGAACTTTGTGATGCCCAATGGAGAGTTCTTATTGGGCCCCATCACATTTACGAGGCCATGCCATCAGGAATCATCTCCTGAAGTCATGATAAAGGGAATGGTGAAGGCTCTCCCAGACCTTGTTGCATTTACTGATGATAGCTGGATGAAGTTCATAGACTCGCGCGGGTTGACAGTGAGCGGTGGAGGAATTAATGATGGTCAAGGAGATGATGCCTGGAACCAGAAAACCTTCCCTAAGGAAGAAAAATGTCAATTTCTCCCAACT AAATCATCTCCTGAAGTCGTGATAAAGGGAATGGCGAAGGCAATCCCAGACCTTGTTGCATTTACCAATGATAGCTGGATAAAGTTCACAGACTTGCacagattgatgatgatgagcagTGGAGGAATTATTGACAGTCAAGGAGCTGATGCCTGGAACCAAACAACCTGGCCTAAGGAAGAAAAATGTCAATTTCTCCCAACT CCTTGCGAATGCTGA
- the LOC131239301 gene encoding exopolygalacturonase-like isoform X4 — MLQDFLAAWESPCSYVGRSNFVMPNGEFLLGPITFTRPCHQESSPEVMIKGMVKALPDLVAFTDDSWMKFIDSRGLTVSGGGINDGQGDDAWNQKTFPKEEKCQFLPTKSSPEVVIKGMAKAIPDLVAFTNDSWIKFTDLHRLMMMSSGGIIDSQGADAWNQTTWPKEEKCQFLPTS; from the exons ATGTTACAG GATTTCTTAGCTGCATGGGAATCTCCATGTTCCTATGTTGGTAGATCGAACTTTGTGATGCCCAATGGAGAGTTCTTATTGGGCCCCATCACATTTACGAGGCCATGCCATCAGGAATCATCTCCTGAAGTCATGATAAAGGGAATGGTGAAGGCTCTCCCAGACCTTGTTGCATTTACTGATGATAGCTGGATGAAGTTCATAGACTCGCGCGGGTTGACAGTGAGCGGTGGAGGAATTAATGATGGTCAAGGAGATGATGCCTGGAACCAGAAAACCTTCCCTAAGGAAGAAAAATGTCAATTTCTCCCAACT AAATCATCTCCTGAAGTCGTGATAAAGGGAATGGCGAAGGCAATCCCAGACCTTGTTGCATTTACCAATGATAGCTGGATAAAGTTCACAGACTTGCacagattgatgatgatgagcagTGGAGGAATTATTGACAGTCAAGGAGCTGATGCCTGGAACCAAACAACCTGGCCTAAGGAAGAAAAATGTCAATTTCTCCCAACT TCGTGA
- the LOC131239301 gene encoding exopolygalacturonase-like isoform X2, with the protein MDFLAAWESPCSYVGRSNFVMPNGEFLLGPITFTRPCHQESSPEVMIKGMVKALPDLVAFTDDSWMKFIDSRGLTVSGGGINDGQGDDAWNQKTFPKEEKCQFLPTKSSPEVVIKGMAKAIPDLVAFTNDSWIKFTDLHRLMMMSSGGIIDSQGADAWNQTTWPKEEKCQFLPTVSLCISFSIVNLIRELITY; encoded by the exons ATG GATTTCTTAGCTGCATGGGAATCTCCATGTTCCTATGTTGGTAGATCGAACTTTGTGATGCCCAATGGAGAGTTCTTATTGGGCCCCATCACATTTACGAGGCCATGCCATCAGGAATCATCTCCTGAAGTCATGATAAAGGGAATGGTGAAGGCTCTCCCAGACCTTGTTGCATTTACTGATGATAGCTGGATGAAGTTCATAGACTCGCGCGGGTTGACAGTGAGCGGTGGAGGAATTAATGATGGTCAAGGAGATGATGCCTGGAACCAGAAAACCTTCCCTAAGGAAGAAAAATGTCAATTTCTCCCAACT AAATCATCTCCTGAAGTCGTGATAAAGGGAATGGCGAAGGCAATCCCAGACCTTGTTGCATTTACCAATGATAGCTGGATAAAGTTCACAGACTTGCacagattgatgatgatgagcagTGGAGGAATTATTGACAGTCAAGGAGCTGATGCCTGGAACCAAACAACCTGGCCTAAGGAAGAAAAATGTCAATTTCTCCCAACTGTAAGTTTATGCATATCTTTTTCCATTGTCAATTTAAttagagaactgatcacctattaA
- the LOC131239301 gene encoding polygalacturonase-like isoform X5 — protein MESSPEVMIKGMVKALPDLVAFTDDSWMKFIDSRGLTVSGGGINDGQGDDAWNQKTFPKEEKCQFLPTKSSPEVVIKGMAKAIPDLVAFTNDSWIKFTDLHRLMMMSSGGIIDSQGADAWNQTTWPKEEKCQFLPTVSLCISFSIVNLIRELITY, from the exons ATG GAATCATCTCCTGAAGTCATGATAAAGGGAATGGTGAAGGCTCTCCCAGACCTTGTTGCATTTACTGATGATAGCTGGATGAAGTTCATAGACTCGCGCGGGTTGACAGTGAGCGGTGGAGGAATTAATGATGGTCAAGGAGATGATGCCTGGAACCAGAAAACCTTCCCTAAGGAAGAAAAATGTCAATTTCTCCCAACT AAATCATCTCCTGAAGTCGTGATAAAGGGAATGGCGAAGGCAATCCCAGACCTTGTTGCATTTACCAATGATAGCTGGATAAAGTTCACAGACTTGCacagattgatgatgatgagcagTGGAGGAATTATTGACAGTCAAGGAGCTGATGCCTGGAACCAAACAACCTGGCCTAAGGAAGAAAAATGTCAATTTCTCCCAACTGTAAGTTTATGCATATCTTTTTCCATTGTCAATTTAAttagagaactgatcacctattaA
- the LOC131239303 gene encoding putative invertase inhibitor has protein sequence MGRLLSFPILLIVVTIFLQISNSMSSSLIHKTCKSTIDKKFCIDTLDSDPRTANADLVSLANISLDLTLRNATDTREYISHLLENATDPVMKKWLNGCLKSYGGALAGIRDASRDIASKDYESMVHSIQIGGSQPLICEQSFGEKGHKSPLNHRNNDVNRLSNIVGAIASILMPPDRDD, from the coding sequence atgggCCGTCTTTTATCGTTCCCAATTCTACTCATAGTAGTCACCATTTTCCTTCAAATTTCAAATTCCATGAGTTCTTCATTAATTCACAAGACCTGTAAGTCTACAATTGACAAAAAATTCTGTATCGACACCCTGGATTCTGATCCTCGAACTGCAAACGCAGATCTTGTTAGCCTTGCTAACATCTCTCTCGATCTAACATTGCGCAATGCTACGGACACACGTGAATACATTTCTCACTTGTTGGAAAATGCCACCGATCCTGTTATGAAGAAATGGCTTAACGGTTGCCTTAAATCTTACGGCGGTGCGCTTGCTGGGATTAGAGATGCATCAAGGGACATTGCTTCTAAGGATTATGAGAGTATGGTTCACAGTATTCAGATTGGTGGTTCTCAACCTCTAATATGCGAACAATCGTTCGGAGAGAAGGGTCATAAATCCCCGTTGAATCACAGAAATAACGACGTGAATCGTCTTTCTAACATCGTTGGGGCCATTGCATCTATCCTTATGCCGCCGGATCGGGATGATTGA